The following coding sequences are from one Humulus lupulus chromosome X, drHumLupu1.1, whole genome shotgun sequence window:
- the LOC133803124 gene encoding uncharacterized protein LOC133803124 isoform X1 yields MTMGGLAATTPVFCSLLPSSSSSSSTITTRRSFLSTTPSGKNKVSMTSHHSCCFLQINCKLNLQRSGAKNIVRKISCGLLKVEDGLDDESCELVNGIELSIGEDVDAYLFTAVKNNNKTGILLLSDVFGFEDSSTRDFAYRIACNGYNVLVPDLFRGDPWAKHRPMAMFEEWITKQDPKRVANDIAMSTDWMVNEFLAAGISKKLGLIGFCFGGGKVIEVLAQDQGAYFGAGVSFYGTRMNPSLASNVKVPVLFISGDNDPLCPASLLENVEKRIGRGSKKVVFKGRGHGFVHRPESPEEDADAEQAFAMARNWLYDGLVAANS; encoded by the exons ATGACAATGGGTGGTTTAGCCGCAACAACACCAGTATTTTGCTCTCTATtaccttcctcctcctcctcctcctccaccatcACCACCCGTCGCTCCTTCCTCTCCACTACTCCTTCT GGGAAGAACAAGGTTTCAATGACTTCACATCATTCATGTTG TTTCTTACAGATAAATTGCAAGTTAAATCTTCAGAGATCAGGAGCAAAGAATATAGTGAGAAAAATAAGTTGTGGCCTACTAAAAGTGGAAGATGGTTTAGATGATGAGTCATGTGAGTTAGTCAATGGGATAGAACTCTCTATTGGTGAAGATGTTGATGCCTACCTCTTCACGGCAGTAAAGAACAATAATAAAACTGGGATACTTCTCTTGTCTGATGTTTTTGGTTTCGAAGATTCTTCAACGAGAGATTTTGCATACCGTATTGCTTGCAATGGCTACAA TGTTCTAGTTCCAGACCTATTTCGAGGAGATCCATGGGCAAAGCATCGACCAATGGCTATGTTTGAAGAGTGGATCACAAAACAAGACCCTAAGAGGGTTGCAAATGATATTGCCATGTCAACAGACTGGATGGTTAATGAGTTTCTGGCTGCAGGAATCTCAAAGAAGCTTGGCCTAATAGGATTCTGCTTTGGTGGTGGCAAAGTGATCGAGGTGCTCGCCCAAGATCAGGGCGCTTATTTTGGTGCTGGGGTCTCCTTTTATGGCACGAGGATGAATCCATCTTTAGCTTCTAATGTGAAGGTTCCTGTGCTGTTTATTTCAGGGGACAATGATCCTCTTTGTCCAGCTAGTTTGCTGGAAAATGTTGAGAAGAGAATTGGCAGAGGATCAAAAAAGGTAGTGTTTAAGGGAAGGGGTCATGGCTTTGTACACCGGCCAGAATCTCCTGAAGAAGATGCAGATGCAGAGCAAGCTTTCGCCATGGCTAGAAATTGGTTGTATGATGGCTTGGTGGCAGCAAACTCCTAA
- the LOC133803124 gene encoding uncharacterized protein LOC133803124 isoform X2 produces MTMGGLAATTPVFCSLLPSSSSSSSTITTRRSFLSTTPSINCKLNLQRSGAKNIVRKISCGLLKVEDGLDDESCELVNGIELSIGEDVDAYLFTAVKNNNKTGILLLSDVFGFEDSSTRDFAYRIACNGYNVLVPDLFRGDPWAKHRPMAMFEEWITKQDPKRVANDIAMSTDWMVNEFLAAGISKKLGLIGFCFGGGKVIEVLAQDQGAYFGAGVSFYGTRMNPSLASNVKVPVLFISGDNDPLCPASLLENVEKRIGRGSKKVVFKGRGHGFVHRPESPEEDADAEQAFAMARNWLYDGLVAANS; encoded by the exons ATGACAATGGGTGGTTTAGCCGCAACAACACCAGTATTTTGCTCTCTATtaccttcctcctcctcctcctcctccaccatcACCACCCGTCGCTCCTTCCTCTCCACTACTCCTTCT ATAAATTGCAAGTTAAATCTTCAGAGATCAGGAGCAAAGAATATAGTGAGAAAAATAAGTTGTGGCCTACTAAAAGTGGAAGATGGTTTAGATGATGAGTCATGTGAGTTAGTCAATGGGATAGAACTCTCTATTGGTGAAGATGTTGATGCCTACCTCTTCACGGCAGTAAAGAACAATAATAAAACTGGGATACTTCTCTTGTCTGATGTTTTTGGTTTCGAAGATTCTTCAACGAGAGATTTTGCATACCGTATTGCTTGCAATGGCTACAA TGTTCTAGTTCCAGACCTATTTCGAGGAGATCCATGGGCAAAGCATCGACCAATGGCTATGTTTGAAGAGTGGATCACAAAACAAGACCCTAAGAGGGTTGCAAATGATATTGCCATGTCAACAGACTGGATGGTTAATGAGTTTCTGGCTGCAGGAATCTCAAAGAAGCTTGGCCTAATAGGATTCTGCTTTGGTGGTGGCAAAGTGATCGAGGTGCTCGCCCAAGATCAGGGCGCTTATTTTGGTGCTGGGGTCTCCTTTTATGGCACGAGGATGAATCCATCTTTAGCTTCTAATGTGAAGGTTCCTGTGCTGTTTATTTCAGGGGACAATGATCCTCTTTGTCCAGCTAGTTTGCTGGAAAATGTTGAGAAGAGAATTGGCAGAGGATCAAAAAAGGTAGTGTTTAAGGGAAGGGGTCATGGCTTTGTACACCGGCCAGAATCTCCTGAAGAAGATGCAGATGCAGAGCAAGCTTTCGCCATGGCTAGAAATTGGTTGTATGATGGCTTGGTGGCAGCAAACTCCTAA